The following DNA comes from Verrucomicrobiota bacterium JB022.
AGGTGTAATCCTGCGCTGCGCTCATGCCATTGGAGTTGAAGAAGCCGAAGCGAAAGGAGCCCGTGCGGTCGGTGCCGACGGTGTCGGGCGTATTGAAGGTAAACGAGGCGCGAAGGGAGTCCCCGACGTTGAGCGACTGGCTGCCGAAGACGGTATGGATGCCACGCCCGGAGCTGCCGGAGACGAGCCCGAGGTAGCCGGTAGCCTCTTCGTACGACTGGCTGCTGGTGCTCTTGTACCAGTTCGTATCGCTGGGCCCGGTGGCGGCGGCAAGGCCGTCGGAGAAGCTGTCGTCGAAGATCGTCGAGCCGAAGAGCCCGACGGGGAGAGACGCTAACAGGAGGAGGGAGTATTTTGTCATGAGGAGTGTGAGGTACTGCTGTTGTGTTGGGGGAAGATCAGGCGGGGGCGCGCATGGCGTCGAAGACGGTGAGGGCGGCGTCGAGGTCGGGCAGGTAGGGGTGCCACTTCTTTTCCCATTCGAGGCTCACCGGCCCGGCAAAACGGTCGCGCTCCAGCATTTCAAGGAAGGGCTGCAGCGGGAACTCGCCCTCGCCGAGGTGCACGTAGGTAAAGGGGTGGCGCGCGGAGGGCTTGCCGATGCTGTCCTTGAAGTGGATGTGCACCACCTGGTCTTTGATGCGCGGCCACATGCGCAGCGGGTCTTCGCGCTGCTTGCGCCAGGTGTGGTGAGCATCCCAGAGGATGTTGGCGGGGTGGGGCAGGGCGGCCTGCAGGCGCTCGATCGCTGCCAGCGAGCACAGGCAATCGTGCGTCTCCAGCATCAGCTCGACCTTCCAGCCGTGCTGCTGTTGCTGGGCGCGCCACCAGTCCAGGGCATCGCGGGCCGCAGCGAGGTCTTCGTCGCTCAGCTCCGGCGCCGGGGCTCCGCCGTCGAACACGCGCAGGTAGCGCACACCCAGTTGATCGGCCCAGGGCGCAATGGCCGCAAGCTCTTCGCGGTGTGCCTGCGTCAGCCCCACCAGCTTGGCGGAGGGGTCGAGCGCGACGATGCGGCAGCCGTGTCGCTGGGCCACCGCCGTCACCGCCTGTGCCGAGCCAAAGCGTTCGGCGAAGTAGGCGGGCAGGTCGACGCGGTCTTCCAGCGTGCGCAACTCCAGGTTGCGGATGCCGTGGCGCTCGGCCAGTTGCGCGGCGTCTTCAAGCGTGGCCTCGGGACAGCCGAGGGTGGAAATGCACCAGTTGAGGGAAAAAGACATGATGTGTTATTGGTCGACGTAGATGCGGCGGTTGTCTGCCGTGCTGTTTTCGAAGACGAAGACCCAACCGGCCTCGTCTCCGAAACGGTAAAACCAGGGCGTGACTTCGCCGGAGGTCCACCACCATTCAGAGGTTTCGAAATCGTAAATATACAGGCTGTCTCCGCTTTCGGAAGGGACGGGCCAGAGCCAGCCCAGTTGCGGATACCAGAGGTGGCCGCTCGCCACACGGTAATAGGTGCCGAGGGCGGGGGAAGTGAACCACATGGGGTAGCCGCGGATGCCGGTGCCACCGATGCGGTCGCGCAGGGGGGCGAGAGCAGCCTCGAAGTTGTTCTGCACCTGCAAGTGGTCGATCGTGACCTCTGCGATAGCGGCGGCACTCTGGTGGATAAAGACGCTGCTCAGGCCGCTGTCGCCGGTCGAGCTGTTGGTCGCATGCGGGTCGTCGAGCGTCACCGGGTCGACATACAGCGTGGAGATCGACTCGCTACTGTTATACTCGTGCTCGATCAACACCTGATAGGTCTGGCCGACCTCGAGCGCCTCCGGGTAGTCTGCTAGCTGGAAGGACGAGCCGCTCTTGGCCGTCACGCCGAGCCGGTAGGTGCCGGAGTCTGCATCTTGCTGGTGCAGCCAGAGGCGGGCGCGGTTTTTCGCCCCAGTGGAGTCGCTGAAACCGATGAGGTAGCCAGCCGCCGCGCCGTCGGTCGGCAGGGCGTTTACCGTGAAATAAAAGCTGAGAAACTGGTGCCCGGCGGTGACGCTCTCGTCTTCGAAGATCTGGGCCACCACGGTGCCCGGCATGGCTGCGGGGTTGTTGTAGAGCTTCAAGGCCAACTCGCTCACCACCATGGCGTCGCTCGATTCGCTGTCGCGCGTGGCCGTGGTGACGGCTTCGATCCAGCGCCCGTTGCCGTTGAGCGGGCCGTCGTTGTAGCTGAAGGGCTCGTTGAAGCCCTCGTCGCCCACGCCGCCGGGGTCGTCCGGGATCACGATTTGCCAGCTCGGACCCACGTCGCCCGGCTCCAGCGGGCCTTGCTTGATTGCGCCCGGCAGCACCTCGTCGGCTCCGATGTCGCGGCCGGTGGCGGGGCGGGTTTGGCCGTCCATATCGAGTGTGGCAGCGGCAACGGAGTCCACGGCGGCGTCGATCAACGCGCTGCCCGGCTGGGGGCGTTGCAGGCCATCGGCGGCCTCGGCAAACATCGGGTTCGCGAAGGTGAAGCCGCTGGGCAGGTTCGGTACGTTGGTCGAGGAAACGTTGGCGGCGTAGGTGTGGCCGATGGGGGCCGTCACCTCCACATACGGGTTGTTGGAGCCGGCGACGACGTTGTTGACGATCGTGTTGTTCTGCGGCGGCAGGGTCGTGTCGCCCTCGCTGGAAGTGGTGCCGATCACGATGCCCCGGGCGCTGTTGACGACCGTGTTATGGGCGATGGTGACGTTTTCGGCTTGCAGGTAGCGGTTGAGCGGCGAATTGGGCACGCCGTTCATCAGCACGATGGCGCCGCGCAACTCCGACGAGCTGCTGAGGCCGCTGAAGTAGTTGTTGATCACCACATGGTCGGGCCCGACTACGCGCACGCCGCCAGAGTCGTTGTAACCGTTGCCGATGAAGAAGTTGCCGTCGACAGTGCAGGCCGAGCCGTGGCGCAGGGTCAGTTGGCCAGCCGATTCGAGGAAGGTGTTGCCGCGGTAGACGTTACCGACCGATTTGTTGGAAATCGTTTCGATCTCGCCGTCGGTGTGGTGAAACAGGTTGTGCTCCACCAGCGCATTGGCGTTGAGCATCGAGCGGTCGCTGGTGCCAATGCGGATCGTTTCGTAGCCGTTACCGGTGCCTGGAGCGCGGTCGGCGAAGTAGTTGCGGGCGATATGGGTGCCGTTGGGCTCCAGGCTCTCGTCGAGGATCACGACCAGTTGCACGCCCTTATGGGTCATGCCGCTCAGCTGATTATCCGTGATCGCGTTGAACTGGCCGCGCACGGAGATCCAGTCGTAATCGGTCGAGCTACTATCGGGGTTGTAATCGACGATGGCGGAGTTGCGAAACGCGCAATGGCGGCTGCCGCTGGCAAACGATACGACCGCGCCGTTGGCCGTGCCCTTGGTAAAGAGCAGGCCCTCGACCTCCATGTAGGCGCCGTCGATCTCCAGGGAAGATTGGCCGATGAAGGCGACCCCACCCGGCGTCTCGGCGCGCAGGCGGATGGGGTGGGTGGCGGTGCCTCCCGTGCCGTTGGCGCTGTCCTTGCCGTCAAACGACCAGTTCTGGTTCACGTAGACGCCGTCGGCGATGACG
Coding sequences within:
- a CDS encoding chondroitinase-B domain-containing protein, with protein sequence MTLMRFTTLCGSLGCLLAASASAVPSALWTDYVDARANGTEPTLPDFSYAGYHRSQAPLPTVSGPIFDVTAYGAVPDDNRSDRDAIQAAIVAAENAGGGVVYFPSGRFHLNTLSEVGSPIRIRRSNIVLRGAGVWEDPTELYMEAPFEPENPDQMYSTPEMFLVQPSGSTSSSTLATINAPAERESFSVEVVNPAALQVGQWVCLYLRDPDAAAPFLAPKELEPEWTQLTDEGLKVEEKHQIVAIDGNVVTFAEPIHMEIDPTYDWSLRTYPHIEEVGFENIVFRGNWVSDFVHHRSARDDSAWSALQINNVVNGWITRCRFINWNEAVNLHDTSFFTLALTRIEGNGGHFGIHTRRGNGILATYGADTANQWHGPSVGYQSAGAVFHRYTYGSNSSFDAHGSGPYATLLDANEGGLLRGRTGGTQAGQPNHLRWLTLWNFEQTNNAQSNYYFWDENNANTRDRFLFPIIAGFHGAATTFETDDLQVLESLGTPVEPESLFEAQLTDRQGSVPSFMSTWAAEWTQWEAQPAETVVRISNQSQLEDGLEQATPGTTIVIADGVYVNQNWSFDGKDSANGTGGTATHPIRLRAETPGGVAFIGQSSLEIDGAYMEVEGLLFTKGTANGAVVSFASGSRHCAFRNSAIVDYNPDSSSTDYDWISVRGQFNAITDNQLSGMTHKGVQLVVILDESLEPNGTHIARNYFADRAPGTGNGYETIRIGTSDRSMLNANALVEHNLFHHTDGEIETISNKSVGNVYRGNTFLESAGQLTLRHGSACTVDGNFFIGNGYNDSGGVRVVGPDHVVINNYFSGLSSSSELRGAIVLMNGVPNSPLNRYLQAENVTIAHNTVVNSARGIVIGTTSSEGDTTLPPQNNTIVNNVVAGSNNPYVEVTAPIGHTYAANVSSTNVPNLPSGFTFANPMFAEAADGLQRPQPGSALIDAAVDSVAAATLDMDGQTRPATGRDIGADEVLPGAIKQGPLEPGDVGPSWQIVIPDDPGGVGDEGFNEPFSYNDGPLNGNGRWIEAVTTATRDSESSDAMVVSELALKLYNNPAAMPGTVVAQIFEDESVTAGHQFLSFYFTVNALPTDGAAAGYLIGFSDSTGAKNRARLWLHQQDADSGTYRLGVTAKSGSSFQLADYPEALEVGQTYQVLIEHEYNSSESISTLYVDPVTLDDPHATNSSTGDSGLSSVFIHQSAAAIAEVTIDHLQVQNNFEAALAPLRDRIGGTGIRGYPMWFTSPALGTYYRVASGHLWYPQLGWLWPVPSESGDSLYIYDFETSEWWWTSGEVTPWFYRFGDEAGWVFVFENSTADNRRIYVDQ
- a CDS encoding TIM barrel protein, whose product is MSFSLNWCISTLGCPEATLEDAAQLAERHGIRNLELRTLEDRVDLPAYFAERFGSAQAVTAVAQRHGCRIVALDPSAKLVGLTQAHREELAAIAPWADQLGVRYLRVFDGGAPAPELSDEDLAAARDALDWWRAQQQQHGWKVELMLETHDCLCSLAAIERLQAALPHPANILWDAHHTWRKQREDPLRMWPRIKDQVVHIHFKDSIGKPSARHPFTYVHLGEGEFPLQPFLEMLERDRFAGPVSLEWEKKWHPYLPDLDAALTVFDAMRAPA